The nucleotide window CTGAGACTGGGATACAGTTTGTGGTGAAGGGGCCGGTGGTCCTGGAGTACAATGTGGAGTCCTGGAGTAGTCACATGACCGATACCCTGAGAAGCCAATACGAGACTGTGGGTCCTCTGTTCAATGTAAGAATACAGGAAGGGCCGGATAACGTGTCAGCCGTGTATCTACCTCACTACCTGTCTCCACAATGTAAGTTGCTCAGGTCTTCCGAAATAATAATCAATGTGATGTTAAAGACTTAAGAAatccacccttaaaggggtataccagtatcagaaaactaaattttttataaaactatcaccccaagatatataactcaCTAATATagagttatcactaatagtacaagCTGCAGCGTGATTTGCTTGACTTgcccccaacaggaagttgtgtagttctcTCCAGTGTTGTATTGTCTTCAGCttcctgcctcctccttctcttctgagacaCCTCATCCTCTGTTCTTTTAGGAGGCTTGGCTGGTCTCTGAGCTGTAGCCCCACTCCCTGAGTGATGTCTCTGACCAGACCCTATAGCCCCACCTTGTGTTTAtaccatgctgccttgtgctggaTAATGCCACAGGTGGAGGAGCAGACAGAGAATAAATACAGCAGGTGCAATGTATAATGCActgtcctgcagcagccctgCTCCGACGTAATGCCAGTAATGCAAGTAGGCaaggtgggagggctgtgataaaGAGCTGAGGGTAAGCAATGCATTTTGGGAATTGTAGTAGTGAGAAACTGCTCAGTCGGGGAGTCATAGATTAGAATTGgggtagacaggtaagcaatgctttcatatttttttattattttatgctttCATATTCATTTTGAGTAAGGGTCCTGCAAAGATGGTACAAGACTTCAAAAGGAAACACTAAATGTAACCAGTAGTTGATGACATGGGGCCCGTACAGCACAGCCTATTGTTCCGTACACATCACTGACTATATCTCTGTGTTTTGCAGGTTATAAACAATATAAATCTTATATTAAATGCGTCCATTTCAAGGACAATAAGATGACCGTGGAGTCACCGACAAGACTTGCCCCCTGTTACGCGGTGCTGGAGAATCCCTCGTTTTCCTGCCTGGGGGCTCTTGTGGAGAAGCTCCTGACATTAATAACACGGCCGTTCACGTTTCATGGGGTCGCGCTGATTTACTGCAAAGTAGATACAACCTACAGCTTTCGCCTCTATGTCATGATTGATAATGAACCGAGATTACAAAGCGTAAGTCCATTCTATTATATTATTGTCAGATCGCTGTACAGATGATAAAGGGTTAACATAAAGAATAGCATATACAATCAGGAAAATTACATGAATAAAATAAAGGTCAGACCGGTACATAGAGAGCACCCTGCCCCTGAGGACTTACATATTAGGAGAGGAcactgcccgccagggcttacatagagagagaggaccctgcccctgaggACTTACATATtaggagaggaccctgcccccgagggcttacatagggagagaggatcctgcccacgagggcttacatagggagagaggatcctgcccacgagggcttacatagggagagaggaccctgcccccgagggcttacatagggagagaggaccctgcccccgagggcttacatagggagggaggaccctgcccccgagggcttacacagggagagaggaccctgcccccgagggcttacatagggagagaggaccctgtccgcgagggcttacatagggagagaggaccctgcccccgagggcttacatagggagagcgGATCCTGCCCCtgaggacttacatagggagagaggaccctgcccgccagggcttacatagagagagaggaccctgcccccgaggacttacatagggagagaggaccctgcccccgagggcttacatagggagagaggatcctgcccacgagggcttacatagggagagaggaccctgcccccgagggcttacatagggagagaggaccctgcccccgagggcttacatagggagagaggagcctgcccacgaaggcttacatagggagagaggatacTGCCCCcgaggacttacatagggagagaggaccctgcctgccagggcttacatagggagagaggaccctgcccccgagggcttacatagtgagagaggaccctgcccctcagggcttacatagggagagagaggaccctgcccctgagggcttacatagtgagagaggaccctgcccccgagagcctacatagtgagagaggaccctgcccctgagggcttacatagggagagcggatcctgcccctgagggcttacatagggagagaggaccatgCCCGTAACACAATATGACAAGTTCTGGTCAGCAACTGACTGTTCCCAAGAACTATAAGCTGTATGTATCTGACACAATGGTCCCTTTGGCTCCATTTGTAGGGTCAAAGGGGTTATAAAGCTCCCAAAAAAATGAGGTTAATGGAAGCCGATGTGTTGTGCAGACATAGTGCAGCACATCTAGATTTCTGGCAGGTTATTGATAATGGTCCAAAATTCACCAGCACAGAACAGTCACAACGGTGATTGAGAATGGAtatatgggagagcacagggatcCAGGTGCTCAGCTTCACCAATCCAAAAGTATGAGGTTTGTTGAAGACCAATAAAAGTTTTGAAGATACCCCTTCATCAGATCCAAATAGGAGGATAcattctacatacagtatatatatatatatatatatatatatatatatatatatatatatatatatatatatatataattatatatatatccagtatatatcCAGTGGCTGTTACTGATCATTCCCTACAGCCCCCTGTGATATGTTACTATTCATTCCCTCCTGTGATATGTTTCTGAAAATTTCCTACAGCGCCCTGTGATATGTTTCTGATCATTCCCATAGTGCCCGGTGATATGTTACTGATCATTCCCATAGTGCCCTGTGATATGTTACTGATTATTCCCATAGTTCCCTGTGATATGTTACTGATCATTCCCATAGTGCCCGGTGATATGTTACTGATCATTCCCATAGTGCCCTGTGATATGTTACTGATTATTCCCATAGTTCCCTGTGATATGTTACTGATCATTCCCATAGTGCCCTGTGATATGTTCCAGATCATTCCCATAGTGCCCTGTGATATGTTACTGATTATTCCCATAGTGCCCGGTGATATGTTACTGATTATTCCCATAGTGCCCTGTGATATGTTACTGATTATTCCCATAGTGCCCTGTGATATGTTACTGATTATTCCCATAGTGCTCTGTGATATGTTACTTTATGTGTCCCCCGCATAATCTTCTCTGTGTTCCCGCTCTTATAATCTCCAGGCCATTAACAAGGAGATCGGGAATGACTTTCACTACATCTGTAAACCTCCCCAAACGAATCCTGTGTCTGCATATAAGGAATACATGGTACAGGGCCCACGTGGAGCGGTGATAGAACCTGAGGTAATGGGCCCAGATAGACTGCAACTGTACTAATACTACAACCAGAGAACCCTCCGACAGCAGGGTCTATACTGGGGCACTGCGGACGGGATGTTCAGATCCAACAGGGCCGGCAGTGTCCCAAAGGGTGACAATGTACATGAGACCAATGCAGTCTATAGATTCAAGATTCCTATCATTCCTATATGTAGCACCCTCCATTGCCTCCAATATTCTCCCTCTTCCAACACTCATGTGGTGGACAGGTAACGCAGAGGACACTTACAGGGGATGTCCAGCCGTATCTGATGGCCACCGTGAAGCAAACTGTTCAGGAGAGGGGGCTATGAGGAGGGACGTCTCCAACCAGAGATCTCCTTTAAACGTCCAGTCCCCTCACTGATCTCCTATCACTGATCTCCCATCACTGATCTCCCATCACTGATCTCCCatcactgatctcccataactgATCTCCTatcactgatctcccataactgATCTCCTatcactgatctcccataactgATCTCCCATAACTGATCTCCCATAACTGATCTCCCATAACTGATCTCCCATAACTGATCTCCCATAACTGATCTCCTatcactgatctcccataactgATCTCCCGTAACTGATCTCCCGTAACTGATCTCCCGTAACTGATCTCCCATAACTGATCTCCCATAACTGATCTCCTatcactgatctcccataactgATCTCCTatcactgatctcccataactgATCTCCCATAACTGATCTCCCGTAACTGATCTCCCATAACTGATCTCCCATAACTGATCTCCTATCACTGATCTCCTATCACTGATCTCCTATCACTGATCTCCTatcactgatctcccataactgATCTCCCATAACTGATCTCCTatcactgatctcccataactgATCTCCTatcactgatctcccataactgATCTCCCATAACTGATCTCCTatcactgatctcccataactgATCTCCTATCACTGATCTCCTTTTACTGATTTTTAGGTTGTACGTTTCAGACTCCTTTGTCCCTCGCAGCTTTATCCTTACACTGGGATTACTGTACGGGACATCGGTGAGGAAATCCAGCTGAGTATAGCAGAGAGAAGCAATGGGAGCATCGTCTGGTCACGCTCTCTAAGAAGAGGTGAGAGgttacagagcaggagagagCGGCTGCTTGTATGTTGTTTATTACTCATACTGAAGCAATAGGATATTatatgttagggtacaaacacaaacagcagatatgcagcagatttgatactgtgttcagttatttagatctaataactgcgtatcgcagcagtaaatacgcagcgtataagccgtgtgtgtttgtacccttatagagtATTATAGTTTTAAATAGAAATGaagttttttttactgtttccttaatatttaaaggggaactttggcaaaaaaaatctttcaaatcaactggtttcagaaagttatacagatttgcaatttacttctatttaaaaatctccagtcttcctgtacttatcagctgctatatgtcctgcaggaagtggtgtactctctccagtctgacacagtgctctctgctgccacctctgtccatctcaggaactgcccagagcagcagcaaatccccatagaacacctttcctgctctggacagttcctgacatggacagaggtggcagcagagagcactgtgtcagactggagagaatacaccatgtctatattattttctgaaaccagttgatttgaaagataaagatttttgtcagagtacccctttaactaactaactaactaaccaaATGATAAAAGTATAGAAGATCCTAGAGGCCGTCTAATTTTTTCAGTCAGCTCCACTACTACACTGGAAGTATAGTAGTGGTAgtacttctctgacctctgacctgtgggactcctctgctcctgtcagtgctgccacacagacctccatatactgctgagCACGGGACCCCCCTTATTTATGGGCCTGATCACAGCTGCGACCTTTgtgacccctatagctatgccaatGATTTTTCCCTTCCAAGCCAATATTTCCTGTTATGTCCCATTTTAGttttattacacagtatacatttTTGAAAGCAGAACGTTCCGTTCCATCTGAATACTTGTCCTATTGTTATAGTCAGTGTTATATCACATATGTAACTTTCCATTGTTGTTCTCTTTGTTAGAAGATCTCGATAAACTCAGGGGGGTGACAACCAGATCTGCTACGAGTGGAAGATCACAACGTCCGTCCATCTCAGGTAATCTCCTCTGTCCGATCACACAGATCCTATAGCCGCACATAGACACatcggggagatttataaaacatggtgtaaagtgagactggctcagttgcccctagcaaccaatcagattccacctttcattttccaaagagtctgtgaggaatgaaaggtggaatctaattggttgctaggggcaactgagccagttttactttaagcCATGATTGataactcccccccccatcatgtctTAGTATTCATAGCATTTCTATAATAGTGAGTGGAGCGTCATTTACCTGTACTACCAtctttatggggaggggggcgctCTGAGCATCTTATTATAGACATTTGGTTCATTGGGAATCTGCAGATGATGAAATTACATGaaaacatagaagtaaattaacatctataaaactttctgatagcAGTTAatttcaaaataataaaaatggttcctttctggagtacccctttaataaaagacaAAAGTATGCTATAAAATCTGTCACGCTGTATTGTTTAATTACAGATAAGAAGCCTTGTGATCTGACCATAGGGCAGGTGCTCGGGCTCCTCAGTAAGGATCACTTTGTGGACAGACATCGTGTTGCTCTGATAGGAGGGATCCCGCTGGTGGCCCCGCTCCTGGACGACCTCTATCAGTACAGACTGCTGACAGCTGAGGCCTATGACACCGTGCGGAGCAGGACGACCGCCCAGGAGCAGGTGCGGCAGCTCTTGGGTTTTGTTAATTCCTGGGGAAATAAGGACAAGGATGAGATCCTGCGATCTCTGAGAAGCCATAACTTGCCACTCGTCAAGAATCTGGTTAGAAAGGAAAATCAAGCTAAAGGAATCATGACTTCTCTTGTTGTGGTGTTTCTTATAGTGTCTAAATtcaagtccttaaagggttaagttttCGGACGGTTGCAGCAACGCCATGATGTCATACAACCCTTCCCACATCTGATTACACTATGCTATGTGTTTATCCACTCTGCAGTACTTGTGAATTAAGGCCCCATAGGCTGCAATgatcctattcatttcaatggcagAATTTACTAGAAGAACCAGTGGTTGGAGTCTCCCAGTCCCTGCCTCTCTCTTAGCAGACAGCTGCCATTCAGTAAGGAGTAAGggcgcctttacacagacaggttatctgacagatttatgaagccaaaaccaggaatgggtttaaaaagagcagaaatcccagtctttccattatgacctgttctctgtttatagtttgttcctggctttggcttcaaaaatcagtcagataaatctgtcagtctGAGCTATGCGCCCAGTGTATCTGCCCGCACTCATACTGAGCAGAGCTGCCGGGCTGTACACATGTATCTAGTGCTGCTCCCCACATAAGTAGGCCTAAAGCCTGCCTGGAAGTATATGGAGATATCCCGCCAAGGCAACTTCTCCAGTCCTCACTTCATCTTAAAGAAGGAGTCATCCATGTCTTTTGCCTCTAGACCAGAGCTGTCAAACTGaggccctttagctgttgcaaaactacaattcccatcatgcctggacagccaaagctttagcttcatacatatacacagtgcatgatgggaattgtagttttgcaacagctggagggcctcagtttgacacctgtgttctagacAGAGAGGAGCCGCTTTCATGAGGACATCTCTGCTTGTCTCATGTAGGCCTTTGGCCAAGACTACAGCTTTGTAGCTAATATATCATGTCTAGACTGCGTCCTGCCATAGGACATTGCTGCTCATCATCCGGGAGTACACTAACTTTACTACAGTCACCGACAGAGACCAACCCATAGAGATTTCCTTGGTATACTAGGACTGTGTCACCCCCATGTAATATACAGGTATTATTATAGGCCTGCTAACACCTAACAATGGATCCCTCCTCACTAtttgtcaggctgggttcacactaggttttggCTGTCCGTTTAACATAAAAGGAGGCAAAACCAGATAGTAAGAACGGCTATAGGTGTGTGCCATCTGTTGGGATCCACTTTTCAtttacttacattataaaaaaaacaacaaatccaaCACTTTTTTTCCTTAGAATACACAtaacgtggttgaccacatttttaagTACGTTAAAACAAACATTTTCAAACAGATCTGTTAAATACGaagcaaaaaacgcagtgtgatccCACTGGAGCTGTGCATTGAAAACTACTGCCATAGTAAAGAAACACTCTTACTTGTCTGGCTGCCTATTTTACACGAAACACCACGGGTCTTGTATTGCCATCCACCAAGCATATTATCCTAGGAGCGCCCCAGGGGTCACAGGCTTACCCCTTGTATGTGTGTGCTCACTAGGACTTCAATGCGCCAAATTCCACTCCAAATAggaatgtgcacactgaggaaaacacgtgGAAGACTTGCggcggattccgccgctcgtccccacgcactccagcttcactctccgtctgtgtcataggctccattctatggtcaggcagattgcaccatccgcccaaagactgaatggga belongs to Dendropsophus ebraccatus isolate aDenEbr1 chromosome 9, aDenEbr1.pat, whole genome shotgun sequence and includes:
- the LOC138801576 gene encoding NACHT, LRR and PYD domains-containing protein 1b allele 5-like isoform X2, translating into MASSKLGEDLTCSICQNLYSDSTSLICGHSCCPLCITERLNTQDQSWYYTCPQCGKRPSLQRNTELTQQVEKLQYEREKSDDPSIPDISSYLQCELSLSVALEAEKCPEYNLPLKYYCPQDSAAIDRVWCLLGRHSLNEASKNKDEELTRLKKLLSKKLMGTSLQEKQSVRLEEDPSQIMRAIEKKLRTTDPLSVLKESGQSNKARFHRNKRTDPDLLSREMVRSIGALLTNIFPAGATDDGTVQNVDAVLDSKAPDSGSVGSGPSANTEVYRFWREDSRPGEDFKVAQAGWREKEKVTDSDWRRRPRLRLTSAGRHICPETGIQFVVKGPVVLEYNVESWSSHMTDTLRSQYETVGPLFNVRIQEGPDNVSAVYLPHYLSPQCYKQYKSYIKCVHFKDNKMTVESPTRLAPCYAVLENPSFSCLGALVEKLLTLITRPFTFHGVALIYCKVDTTYSFRLYVMIDNEPRLQSAINKEIGNDFHYICKPPQTNPVSAYKEYMVQGPRGAVIEPEVVRFRLLCPSQLYPYTGITVRDIGEEIQLSIAERSNGSIVWSRSLRREDLDKLRGVTTRSATSGRSQRPSISDKKPCDLTIGQVLGLLSKDHFVDRHRVALIGGIPLVAPLLDDLYQYRLLTAEAYDTVRSRTTAQEQVRQLLGFVNSWGNKDKDEILRSLRSHNLPLVKNLVRKENQAKGIMTSLVVVFLIVSKFKSLKG
- the LOC138801576 gene encoding NACHT, LRR and PYD domains-containing protein 1b allele 5-like isoform X3 — its product is MASSKLGEDLTCSICQNLYSDSTSLICGHSCCPLCITERLNTQDQSWYYTCPQCGKRPSLQRNTELTQQVEKLQYEREKSDDPSIPDISSYLQCELSLSVALEAEKCPEYNLPLKYYCPQDSAAIDRVWCLLGRHSLNEASKNKDEELTRLKKLLSKKLMGTSLQEKQSVRLEEDPSQIMRAIEKKLRTTDPLSVLKESGQSNKARFHRNKRTDPDLLSREMVRSIGALLTNIFPAGATDDGTVQNVDAVLDSKAPDSGSVGSGPSANTEVYRFWREDSRPGEDFKVAQAGWREKEKVTDSDWRRRPRLRLTSAGRHICPETGIQFVVKGPVVLEYNVESWSSHMTDTLRSQYETVGPLFNVRIQEGPDNVSAVYLPHYLSPQCYKQYKSYIKCVHFKDNKMTVESPTRLAPCYAVLENPSFSCLGALVEKLLTLITRPFTFHGVALIYCKVDTTYSFRLYVMIDNEPRLQSAINKEIGNDFHYICKPPQTNPVSAYKEYMVQGPRGAVIEPELYPYTGITVRDIGEEIQLSIAERSNGSIVWSRSLRREDLDKLRGVTTRSATSGRSQRPSISDKKPCDLTIGQVLGLLSKDHFVDRHRVALIGGIPLVAPLLDDLYQYRLLTAEAYDTVRSRTTAQEQVRQLLGFVNSWGNKDKDEILRSLRSHNLPLVKNLVRKENQAKGIMTSLVVVFLIVSKFKSLKG